One region of Fusarium oxysporum f. sp. lycopersici 4287 chromosome 14, whole genome shotgun sequence genomic DNA includes:
- a CDS encoding hypothetical protein (At least one base has a quality score < 10) codes for MFSRIKDKFSNKKSSTKDHTHFDRGNSNSNPKNNPFLDVPEEAPPAYEPTQRTAPLLNVPQRGASPAPSISSITSAEDRYAFLSTFDTIFVIDDSGSMAGRSWREVREALSTIAPICTSHDPDGIDVYFVNHRSPAVGTGVQAPGGYFQIRNANQVQHLFESVRPCGATPTGSRLHSILKPYVAHLSRRAANVDSTKPVNIIVITDGCPTDDPESIIIHHAKKLDQIEAPPHQVGIQFFQVGNELGATKALRELDDDLADQGIRDMVDTATWNSATSEKSNVLTADGILKVVLGAVVRRLDRRPNS; via the coding sequence ATGTTCAGCCGCATCAAGGATAAATTCTCAAACAAGAAGTCCTCTACCAAGGATCACACACATTTCGACAGGggcaactcaaactcaaaccCCAAGAACAACCCCTTCCTCGATGTTCCCGAGGAGGCTCCTCCTGCTTATGAGCCCACTCAAAGGACAGCTCCTCTTCTCAATGTTCCTCAACGTGGAGCTTCACCAGCGCCTAGCATCTCAAGCATCACCAGTGCCGAAGATAGATATGCCTTCCTATCTACCTTCGATACCATCTTTGTCATTGACGACTCTGGATCCATGGCTGGTCGATCTTGGAGGGAGGTTCGAGAGGCGCTGAGCACTATTGCCCCGATCTGTACTTCTCACGACCCCGACGGTATTGACGTCTACTTCGTGAACCATCGATCACCAGCCGTGGGAACCGGAGTTCAAGCACCCGGTGGATATTTCCAGATCCGTAATGCCAACCAAGTCCAACATCTGTTTGAGTCCGTCCGACCCTGCGGAGCAACGCCAACAGGTTCTCGTCTTCACAGCATTCTCAAGCCCTACGTCGCCCACCTTTCCCGCCGTGCAGCCAACGTTGACTCGACCAAGCCGGTCAACATCATCGTGATCACCGACGGATGTCCCACAGACGACCCAGAGAGTATCATTATTCACCACGCTAAGAAGCTTGATCAGATCGAGGCACCTCCTCATCAAGTTGGTATCCAGTTCTTCCAGGTTGGCAACGAGCTTGGTGCTACTAAGGCTCTTCGTGAGCTCGACGATGATCTTGCTGACCAGGGCATTCGCGATATGGTTGATACAGCAACTTGGAATTCCGCTACGTCGGAGAAAAGTAACGTTTTGACCGCAGATGGAATCCTCAAAGTTGTTCTTGGTGCTGTTGTAAGACGCCTGGATCGTAGGCCCAACTCATAG
- a CDS encoding hypothetical protein (At least one base has a quality score < 10), which translates to MIQINSVNSEVLVSWPGFITELALLAFAIAVHRRYFSNLSDIPGPFWASVTRLWHVWIILEGKQNVRLKALHRKHGQFVRIAPNEVSVCHPDGSTLLLRANLHKGDWYSVTAVPDYRFQNPMSTTNPKMKKALSKHFTAGYALSQVLKREPDVDENIEHLLRWVEKYAEDRMPMDLDRFITYTTFDNIGSALFSEPIGFIRAGRDIDGTLRNNVALSRFAAVAGFFIGPLRILINPLNSWLLLLPMGRLYKTTSVAIKKRLHNHEAHNDMVAHWLGAQQKSGELSLRKIEAQANVNVGAGAEPVSHVVYSPLRQNSLGFSPLPILLNPSQTSRQYKSSFCIILIQHPRRLALGFVTRIHRRESLKARAMVASVSFHDADNLTYLRACIKEALRVFSPTTMGLPRVVAKGGINIAGRHFQQGTILSVSSHAVHSSKDIWGDDADQWNPERWLSGDTKKLDRNWIVFSAGYMTCPGRHFAWMQICKMAATLLRNYNIRQVNPKNQWRYQANFTALTHSWPVWVEKREHEGNMHPDIETLPRDRDQF; encoded by the exons ATGATACAGATAAACTCTGTCAACAGTGAGGTGTTGGTCTCTTGGCCTGGCTTTATTACAGAGCTTGCACTGTTGGCTTTTGCCATCGCTGTGCATCGCCGTTATTTCTCCAACTTGTCAGACATTCCAGGGCCTTTCTGGGCATCTGTCACTCGGCTCTGGCACGTATGGATTATCCTTGAAGGTAAACAAAATGTGAGGCTCAAGGCCCTTCACAGAAAACATGGGCAATTCGTTCGCATTGCCCCTAACGAGGTCAGCGTTTGTCACCCAGATGGATCCACACTACTGCTTCGCGCCAATTTACATAAG GGTGACTGGTATAGCGTCACGGCAGTACCCGATTATCGATTTCAAAACCCCATGTCAACTACAAATcccaagatgaagaaggctCTTTCGAAGCACTTCACAGCAGGCTATGCTTTGTCCCAAGTCCTCAAACGAGAACCAGATGTCGATGAGAATATTGAGCATCTACTTCGCTGGGTAGAAAAGTACGCCGAAGACCGGATGCCGATGGATCTGGACAGATTTATAACATATACGACGTTTGATAACATAGGCTCCGCCTTGTTCTCTGAGCCGATTGGATTCATTAGGGCT GGTCGCGACATCGACGGCACATTAAGGAACAACGTGGCATTGAGTAGATTTGCAGCGGTAGCGGGCTTTTTTATAGGCCCTTTGCGTATCCTTATCAATCCTCTTAACAGTTGGTTGCTGCTTCTACCTATGGGGCGCCTCTACAAAACAACGTCAGTCGCCATCAAGAAGCGTCTGCACAACCATGAAGCACATAATGACATGGTCGCACATTGGTTGGGCGCTCAACAGAAGTCTGGCGAGCTCAGCCTTCGGAAAATCGAAGCACAGGCCAACGTCAACGTGGGAGCAGGGGCAGAACCTGTTTCCCATGTCGTGTATTCGCCCCTTAGACAAAACAGTCTCGGTTTTTCACCCTTGCCCATTTTACTGAATCCAAGCCAAACAAGCCGGCAATACAAGAGTTCTTTTTGTATCATTCTAATTCAGCATCCCCGAAGACTTGCCTTAGGGTTCGTAACGAGGATTCACCGCCGCGAAAGCTTGAAGGCTCGTGCCATGGTCGCGTCCGTTTCGTTTCATGATGCCGACAATTTAACATACTTACGGGCCTGCATCAAGGAGGCATTGCGTGTGTTCAGCCCCACGACCATGGGGCTGCCTCGCGTAGTAGCAAAAGGAGGAATCAACATCGCAGGCCGGCATTTTCAGCAAGGCACAATCTTAAGCGTATCTTCACA CGCGGTGCACTCGTCAAAAGACATTTGGGGAGATGATGCCGATCAATGGAACCCAGAACGTTGGCTGTCTGGAGATACGAAGAAGTTGGACAGGAACTGGATAGTG TTTTCCGCTGGATATATGACTTGCCCTGGCCGTCATTTTGCCTGGATGCAAATTTGCAAAATGGCGGCTACGCTGTTGCGTAACTACAATATTAGACAAGTCAACCCCAAGAACCAGTGGCGATACCAAGCTAATTTCACGGCTCTGACTCACTCATGGCCCGTCTGGGTTGAGAAACGGGAGCACGAAGGGAATATGCATCCTGATATTGAGACTCTTCCTAGAGACAGAGATCAGTTCTAG
- a CDS encoding chitinase (At least one base has a quality score < 10) produces the protein MHLALVLSLGAAAVANAAISRNILYFDQWHTTELPPKNLTGAVTHVMMSFANSSLFAAQPAGKYKPFQSIKQVRQLFDHELNVCLSIGGWGDNSGFDEGVKTSSSRERFAKNIASTVDRLGFDCVDIDWEYPGGNGQDYKQVPNCKKRNEIKAFPLLLKEIKNSIGSKELSIAVPGLERDMIAYTSGETPRINEFVDFVNVMTYDLMNRRDHHTTHHVSIEGAASAIKKYISLGFPASKLVVGIPFYAKWFTTKNGYTCNQPIGCPTELLEDDDDGSDTGKSGSMTFEAANFAERPAKLTTTPDNTCGAGTSFKCAEGSCCGGSGWCGSTPAHCGTGCHFAYGKCDGIDISSSFHQALKNGYTDEEKGAQWYWDAKTRIFWSWETPELIQKKISFLADTYGIKSVMAWALAQDSNDWSHLKAMQKGFVGVNT, from the exons ATGCATCTCGCTTTGGTCCTCAGCCTTGGTGCTGCCGCCGTTGCCAATGCAGCCATATCGCGAAACATTCTCTACTTTGACCA ATGGCATACTACTGAGTTGCCGCCAAAAAACCTGACTGGAGCTGTGACCCACGTCATGATGTCGTTTGCTAACTCGTCCCTTTTTGCGGCTCAGCCTGCAGGGAAGTACAAGCCATTCCAATCGATCAAACAAGTTCGTCAACTTTTTGACCACGAATTGAATGTCTGTTTATCTATCGGTGGCTGGGGCGATAATTCTGGGTTTGACGAGGGTGTCAAGACCAGTTCGAGCCGCGAGAGATTCGCTAAAAATATTGCTTCCACTGTCGATAGGCTCGGTTTTGACTGTGTAG ATATTGACTGGGAATATCCTGGTGGAAATGGTCAAGACTATAAGCAAGTCCCGAACTGCAAAAAAAGGAACGAGATCAAGGCTTTCCCTCTGCTCTTAAAGGAAATAAAGAATTCCATCGGAAGTAAGGAGCTTTCCATCGCGGTTCCAGGTCTAGAGCGTGATATGATCGCATATACGTCTGGCGAAACACCTCGCATTAATGAGTTTGTTGATTTCGTCAAT GTTATGACCTACGATCTCATGAATCGCCGGGACCATCACACCACTCACCACGTGTCGATTGAAGGTGCTGCATCTGCTATTAAGAAATACATATCACTCGGCTTTCCCGCCTCCAAGCTTGTCGTTGGCATCCCTTTTTACGCTAAGTGGTTCACTACCAAGAATGGCTATACCTGTAATCAGCCTATAGGTTGCCCTACTGAGCTCctcgaggatgacgacgatggcAGTGATACTGGAAAGTCTGGCTCCATGACATTTGAAGCAGCCAACTTCGCTGAGCGACCTGCCAAGCTGACGACCACTCCCGATAATACTTGCGGTGCGGGCACAAGCTTCAAGTGTGCTGAGGGATCCTGCTGCGGAGGCTCCGGGTGGTG TGGCTCAACTCCAGCGCATTGTGGCACTGGTTGTCATTTCGCTTATGGCAAATGTGATGGTATTGATATTTCTAGCTCATTCCACCAGGCTCTCAAGAACGGGTACACCGATGAAGAGAAGGGCGCGCAGTGGTATTGGGATGCCAAGACACGCATATTTTGGTCGTGGGAAACCCCAGAACTCATCCAAAAAAAGATTTCGTTTCTAGCCGATACATATGGTATCAAAAGTGTTATGGCCTGGGCTCTTGCGCAGGACAGTAACGATTGGAGCCACCTCAAGGCCATGCAGAAAGGCTTTGTAGGTGTAAATACTTAA
- a CDS encoding hypothetical protein (At least one base has a quality score < 10), translated as MSNKIEHQTAVNVSNEKWYFPQELRDGLQPFNLSNETIAETLACAWEYSRCVIPNWTSWERYLAFNRTIIIAIVAEFRGDLIPEINSKNIIGYDLDELLSTLFGGTSMREDMSREFRTFLLMSAEKSRKQRDSELFGRYLNALAKSPQWWFRLRDCDALARYTIASALACNGFSEIPFREEQLQLVAELSDTLYDAVAFYKHRAEGETNSTFGYVGSEMRVENYREYREILWALDVKWAHDPAKRCVLNFIRPFGGPIHMMTRRYRFVEDGLMIGRPETDQVVELTRANFKLWHKVDSDIVKPDKDGRYMDTITKLDKLMLPGFCSLLESSARKHCPYCSNAVSSGSDIRRFGGVRLCDECKANWRSFMGAARARFAAAFPEIKNEVLKGWQCCGSSSS; from the coding sequence ATGAGTAACAAAATCGAGCATCAGACGGCTGTCAATGTCTCTAACGAGAAGTGGTACTTTCCACAAGAGTTGAGAGACGGGTTACAACCATTTAACCTCTCCAACGAAACTATCGCTGAGACTCTTGCTTGCGCCTGGGAGTATTCCAGATGCGTTATACCCAACTGGACTAGCTGGGAGAGATACTTGGCGTTCAACCGGACTATCATCATTGCTATCGTGGCCGAATTTCGCGGCGACTTGATTCCGGAGATCAACAGTAAAAACATTATCGGTTATGACTTAGATGAGCTTCTCAGTACTCTCTTCGGAGGAACTTCGATGCGAGAGGATATGTCGCGCGAGTTCAGGACTTTTTTGCTCATGTCAGCAGAGAAATCCAGGAAGCAGCGGGACTCTGAGCTGTTCGGTCGCTATCTGAACGCTCTTGCAAAGTCTCCACAGTGGTGGTTCCGGCTCCGCGATTGTGACGCCCTAGCGCGGTATACGATTGCCAGCGCCCTGGCATGTAACGGCTTTAGTGAGATCCCTTTTCGCGAGGAACAGTTGCAACTCGTTGCGGAGCTGAGCGATACCCTTTATGACGCCGTTGCTTTCTATAAGCATCGCGCCGAGGGCGAGACCAACAGTACCTTCGGGTACGTTGGTAGCGAGATGCGAGTTGAGAATTACAGAGAGTACCGAGAAATTCTCTGGGCGCTAGATGTTAAATGGGCGCATGATCCTGCAAAACGCTGCGTCCTTAATTTCATCAGACCGTTCGGAGGCCCCATCCAtatgatgacaagaaggtATCGATTTGTCGAAGACGGTCTGATGATCGGAAGGCCTGAGACGGATCAGGTGGTGGAGTTGACGCGCGCCAACTTCAAGCTCTGGCATAAGGTCGACAGCGATATTGTGAAACCCGACAAAGATGGACGCTACATGGATACCATcaccaagctcgacaagCTAATGCTTCCTGGGTTCTGTAGCCTTTTGGAAAGTAGCGCTAGAAAGCATTGTCCGTATTGCTCCAATGCAGTTTCTAGCGGCTCAGACATTCGGCGGTTTGGGGGCGTCCGTCTGTGTGATGAGTGCAAAGCGAATTGGAGGTCATTCATGGGAGCGGCCCGTGCGCGATTTGCAGCCGCTTTCCCGGAAATCAAGAATGAGGTGTTGAAAGGGTGGCAATGCTGTGGATCAAGCTCGAGTTGA